A genomic window from Caballeronia sp. SBC1 includes:
- a CDS encoding alpha/beta hydrolase, whose protein sequence is MNAQTDRFLIDGPVGKIEVALDRPADGTATRGIALVAHPHPLFGGTMDNKVAQTLARTLVQLGYITYRSNFRGVGETQGEHDNGTGERDDLLAVVAHMRAQPGQADVPLVLAGFSFGTFVMSHVAKHLRESGETIERMVFVGTAASNWQVAEVPDNTLVIHGEVDETVPISSVYDWARPQELPVVVIPGGEHFFHRKLHVLKKIIVDAWR, encoded by the coding sequence ATGAACGCACAGACCGACAGGTTTCTGATCGACGGACCGGTGGGCAAGATCGAAGTCGCGCTGGATCGTCCCGCCGACGGCACCGCTACAAGAGGCATTGCGCTCGTTGCGCACCCGCACCCGTTGTTCGGCGGGACGATGGACAACAAGGTCGCGCAGACGCTCGCGCGCACGCTCGTGCAGCTTGGATACATCACGTATCGCTCGAATTTTAGGGGCGTGGGTGAAACGCAAGGCGAGCACGACAATGGCACGGGCGAACGCGACGATCTGCTGGCCGTGGTCGCTCATATGCGCGCGCAGCCGGGCCAAGCCGATGTCCCGCTGGTGCTCGCCGGTTTCTCGTTCGGCACCTTTGTGATGTCGCATGTGGCGAAGCACTTGCGCGAGTCGGGCGAGACCATTGAGCGGATGGTGTTCGTGGGGACGGCGGCGAGCAACTGGCAGGTGGCCGAGGTGCCGGACAACACGCTCGTGATTCACGGTGAAGTGGACGAAACCGTGCCTATCAGTTCCGTGTACGACTGGGCGCGGCCGCAGGAATTGCCGGTGGTCGTGATTCCCGGCGGCGAGCATTTCTTTCATCGGAAGCTGCATGTGCTGAAGAAGATTATCGTCGACGCATGGCGTTGA
- the lipA gene encoding lipoyl synthase, translating to MTDVTGNLAGSTASSTAAAAPYDATAKQKAQAKTARIPIKIIPIEKLKKPEWIRVKAATGSSRFTEIKQILREHNLHTVCEEASCPNIGECFGKGTATFMIMGDKCTRRCPFCDVGHGRPDPLDADEPLNLARTIGALKLKYVVITSVDRDDLRDGGAAHFVECIRQVREHSPMTRIEILTPDFRGRLDRAIGILTAAPPDVMNHNLETVPRLYKEARPGSDYAHSLKLLKDFKALHPEVSTKSGLMVGLGETEEEILQVMRDLRAHDVDMLTIGQYLQPSEHHLPVRSYVHPDTFKMYEEEAYKMGFTHAAVGAMVRSSYHADQQAHDAGLVGAI from the coding sequence ATGACTGACGTAACCGGAAATCTGGCTGGCAGCACCGCTTCATCAACCGCCGCTGCTGCGCCCTACGACGCCACCGCCAAACAGAAAGCGCAAGCAAAGACTGCACGCATCCCGATCAAGATCATCCCGATCGAAAAGCTGAAAAAGCCGGAATGGATTCGCGTGAAGGCTGCAACGGGCAGTTCCCGATTCACCGAGATCAAGCAAATCCTGCGCGAACACAACCTTCATACGGTCTGTGAAGAGGCGAGCTGCCCGAATATTGGCGAATGTTTCGGCAAGGGCACCGCGACCTTCATGATCATGGGCGACAAATGTACGCGTCGTTGCCCGTTCTGCGACGTGGGCCACGGCCGCCCCGATCCGCTCGATGCGGACGAACCGCTGAACCTTGCACGCACGATCGGTGCGTTGAAGTTGAAATATGTGGTGATCACGAGCGTGGATCGCGATGACCTGCGTGACGGCGGCGCGGCGCATTTCGTGGAATGTATCCGTCAGGTGCGTGAGCATTCGCCCATGACGCGCATCGAAATTTTGACGCCGGATTTCCGTGGCCGTCTGGATCGCGCAATCGGGATTTTGACCGCCGCGCCGCCAGACGTGATGAACCACAATCTCGAAACGGTGCCGCGTCTGTACAAGGAAGCGCGTCCGGGTTCGGATTACGCGCATTCACTCAAGTTGCTGAAGGACTTCAAGGCGCTGCATCCGGAAGTCTCGACCAAGTCCGGCCTCATGGTCGGCCTGGGCGAAACGGAAGAAGAAATTCTTCAAGTCATGCGCGACCTGCGTGCACATGACGTCGACATGCTGACGATCGGCCAGTATCTGCAGCCGTCCGAGCATCATCTTCCGGTGCGTTCGTACGTTCACCCGGATACTTTCAAGATGTACGAGGAAGAAGCGTACAAGATGGGCTTCACTCACGCGGCCGTTGGCGCGATGGTGCGTTCGAGCTATCACGCGGATCAGCAGGCTCACGACGCGGGCCTGGTTGGCGCGATCTAA
- a CDS encoding VanZ family protein, giving the protein MSLKHWQRRPSALSRQALAVYTMLVVYGSLYPFSGWRSQGIGPFAYLTDPLPQYLTAFDVITNVLGYMPFGALAVLALYPRWRGALAAGVAFIGGAMLSGSMEAVQTYLPTRVASNLDLAANALGALLGAALTAPATSMLLDRGLLRRMRFMWFERDAAYMIGLSGLWPFAAMYPAPFLFAVGDLPRVLWLSIDPVMQDALLAWTPAAWNVAAWPAHLGAKLPDAAWETLITSLNLFAALVLATLPMRTRAPRVRLLLGLVLATLGAKAGATFLQSRSGLTLNWATDGAIAGIAFGTLAGVLSLRCSRAWRATLAGLALIVALVLVNLLPVNPYFDIVLADWRQGRYLHFNGLSQWLAWVWPYAALGWLASTAERAFLARRRHGGEKRRSL; this is encoded by the coding sequence ATGAGTCTCAAGCACTGGCAGCGCCGGCCGTCCGCGCTTTCGCGGCAGGCTCTGGCGGTTTACACAATGCTGGTGGTCTACGGATCGCTGTATCCGTTTTCGGGCTGGCGTTCGCAGGGAATCGGTCCGTTCGCGTATCTCACCGATCCGCTGCCGCAATATCTCACCGCGTTCGACGTCATCACCAACGTGCTCGGTTACATGCCGTTCGGTGCGCTGGCCGTGCTTGCGCTTTATCCGCGCTGGCGCGGCGCGCTTGCGGCGGGCGTGGCGTTTATCGGCGGGGCGATGTTGTCGGGCTCGATGGAAGCCGTGCAGACCTATCTTCCCACGCGCGTGGCGTCGAATCTTGATTTGGCCGCAAACGCCCTCGGCGCGCTGCTGGGCGCGGCGCTCACCGCGCCCGCCACCAGCATGCTGCTCGACCGGGGCTTGCTGCGGCGCATGCGTTTCATGTGGTTCGAGCGCGATGCCGCGTACATGATTGGTTTATCCGGGCTCTGGCCGTTTGCCGCCATGTATCCCGCGCCGTTCCTGTTCGCTGTTGGGGATTTGCCGCGCGTGCTGTGGCTGAGCATCGACCCGGTCATGCAGGACGCGCTGCTCGCGTGGACGCCTGCCGCGTGGAACGTCGCGGCCTGGCCGGCGCACCTGGGCGCCAAGCTCCCCGACGCCGCCTGGGAAACGCTCATCACCTCGCTCAACCTGTTTGCCGCGCTGGTGCTGGCCACGTTGCCAATGCGCACCCGCGCGCCGCGCGTGCGGCTGCTGCTCGGACTGGTGCTCGCGACACTGGGCGCGAAGGCCGGCGCGACGTTCCTGCAATCGCGCTCCGGGCTCACGCTTAACTGGGCCACCGACGGCGCCATAGCAGGCATTGCGTTCGGAACGCTGGCGGGTGTGCTGTCACTGCGATGCTCGCGGGCGTGGCGCGCGACGCTGGCCGGTCTTGCGCTTATCGTGGCGCTGGTGCTGGTGAATCTTCTGCCGGTCAATCCCTATTTCGATATCGTGCTCGCCGACTGGCGCCAAGGGCGTTATCTGCATTTCAACGGCCTTTCGCAGTGGCTTGCGTGGGTGTGGCCGTATGCCGCACTTGGCTGGCTGGCATCGACTGCGGAGCGTGCATTTCTGGCCCGGCGGCGTCACGGCGGTGAAAAGCGACGGTCGTTATAA
- a CDS encoding ferredoxin: MDPFYKYHVFFCLNQRDPDAARPSCANCNAQSMQEYAKKRVKQLGLAGDGKVRINKAGCLERCELGPVVVVYPEGTWYTYVDEADIDEIVDSHLVNGKIVERLLIDQPVV; the protein is encoded by the coding sequence ATGGACCCGTTCTACAAGTATCACGTGTTCTTCTGCCTCAACCAGCGCGACCCCGACGCCGCACGCCCGAGCTGCGCGAATTGCAATGCCCAGTCCATGCAGGAGTACGCGAAAAAGCGCGTAAAACAGCTCGGGCTCGCGGGCGACGGCAAGGTCCGCATCAACAAGGCCGGTTGCCTCGAGCGCTGCGAACTGGGGCCCGTGGTCGTCGTGTATCCCGAAGGAACCTGGTACACGTATGTGGATGAAGCGGATATCGATGAAATTGTCGATTCGCATCTGGTCAACGGCAAGATCGTCGAGCGTTTGCTGATCGATCAACCCGTGGTCTGA
- the lipB gene encoding lipoyl(octanoyl) transferase LipB: protein MSAQPVITLHSASIDHSVPSVLAPSVIFRWRGLEPYTQSFDAMRAFTDTRTPETVDEIWLVEHPPVFTLGLAGDPAHLLNPDSDIPLVKVDRGGQITYHGPGQVVAYLLLDLRRRKLMVRELVQRIEAGVIETLASYNLATERKERAPGIYVAPTPSQLAHAGAKIAALGLKIRNGCSYHGVSLNVKMDLQPFLAINPCGYAGLETVDMATLGVRAEWNDVAQMLAENLTHHIGGHRATAAQPQNGVAV from the coding sequence ATGTCCGCCCAGCCGGTAATAACTCTCCATTCAGCATCAATAGATCACTCCGTTCCTAGCGTTTTGGCCCCCTCGGTCATTTTCCGCTGGCGCGGCCTCGAGCCCTACACACAAAGTTTCGACGCCATGCGCGCTTTCACGGACACGCGCACGCCCGAAACGGTTGACGAAATCTGGCTCGTCGAGCATCCGCCCGTTTTCACGTTAGGACTGGCCGGCGATCCCGCGCATCTGCTTAATCCCGATAGCGATATCCCGCTTGTGAAAGTCGATCGCGGCGGTCAGATCACGTATCACGGGCCGGGACAAGTCGTCGCGTACCTGCTGCTTGACCTGCGCCGCCGCAAGCTCATGGTCCGCGAACTGGTACAGCGGATTGAGGCCGGCGTGATCGAAACGCTTGCATCGTATAATCTCGCAACGGAGCGCAAGGAGCGCGCGCCGGGCATCTACGTCGCGCCAACGCCGTCGCAGCTCGCCCACGCGGGCGCGAAGATCGCGGCACTCGGGCTGAAAATTCGCAACGGCTGCAGTTATCACGGTGTGAGCCTCAACGTGAAGATGGACCTGCAACCGTTCCTCGCGATCAACCCGTGTGGCTACGCCGGACTCGAAACCGTCGACATGGCAACACTCGGCGTGAGGGCAGAATGGAACGACGTGGCTCAAATGCTGGCTGAAAACCTCACTCACCATATCGGCGGCCATCGCGCGACCGCCGCCCAACCGCAGAACGGCGTGGCCGTCTGA
- a CDS encoding DUF2917 domain-containing protein: MREISTSITFEIGDGETVPMKIGRSVRLVVQGAPVWATRSNDTEDYWLVPGECLKLRERERLWLSTEKGRTAQVVFTLAPRADQRAIGWLTRRFEKLAGRFRSGWRTV, encoded by the coding sequence ATGCGAGAAATATCCACAAGCATCACGTTTGAGATTGGTGACGGAGAGACTGTGCCAATGAAGATTGGCCGCAGTGTCAGGTTGGTCGTTCAAGGTGCGCCGGTGTGGGCCACGCGTAGTAACGATACGGAAGATTACTGGCTTGTGCCGGGTGAATGCCTGAAGCTGCGTGAGCGCGAACGGTTGTGGCTCAGCACGGAGAAGGGGCGCACCGCGCAGGTGGTTTTCACGTTGGCGCCGCGGGCCGATCAGCGGGCGATTGGATGGCTGACGCGCCGGTTCGAGAAGCTTGCGGGGCGGTTCAGGTCGGGGTGGAGGACGGTTTAA
- a CDS encoding ATP-binding protein has protein sequence MKAAKHSVADASPHPFTKSAAEAAARASEKASTEAAFEAARATIGAPYRLEPLHVTRRLVVFLLLLAALAGVCALTWSIAWQRGLDALRQNAAARVDRTTAELKSTLDRYEYLPYLLSRHPFVQEVLADPNPQFAARADRYLADLNTRARATATYIIQANGRCVAASNWNGPDSFVGAEYLFRPYFVDAVKGGTGRFFGLGTISREPGYFISQPVFKEGTRDIIGVAVVKLNLEWLQGADASEPLLVTDDHGVIFLSSVPAWKYHTLRPLPKDIEASVYSARQYAQHPITALPITIVRTLEGGAQIVRVGGGRDAPSFLATQRALGEPDWHLMTMVSLDPAVDAAWSATIVTALVFVSLCLFAFYWRMRRVRVREMIRSRALLQTAYAELNERVAERTADLSEANALLIKEVSERTRAEQDLRAAHDELIQASKLAALGQMAAGITHELNQPLAALRSFSDNTRVLIERGDHVAAHENLEAIAALTERMGKITNQLKLFVAKARPKNARTDVGRALRNVLAMLQPRMKNVVLAFDANERADSSPPLYVRCEDLRLEQILINLIGNALDAVAACDVPRIEIELVRHETTVNIVVRDNGPGIPPDVLPRLFEPFFTTKEMGHGLGLGLAISSAIARDYGGTLVARNLIPQMEVDGPEGGTQADADRSHGAEFVITLHRA, from the coding sequence ATGAAAGCGGCGAAGCATTCGGTGGCGGATGCTTCGCCGCATCCGTTTACGAAGAGTGCGGCGGAGGCGGCGGCGAGAGCGTCGGAGAAGGCGTCCACGGAAGCCGCGTTCGAAGCGGCGCGTGCCACAATTGGGGCTCCCTATCGTCTGGAACCCCTTCACGTGACGCGGCGTTTGGTCGTTTTCCTGCTTCTTCTCGCGGCGCTCGCCGGCGTGTGCGCGCTGACGTGGAGCATCGCGTGGCAACGCGGGCTCGACGCGTTGCGTCAAAACGCGGCGGCGCGCGTCGACCGCACGACGGCCGAGCTGAAAAGCACGCTCGACCGTTACGAATATCTGCCTTATCTGCTTTCGCGCCATCCGTTCGTGCAGGAGGTTCTCGCCGATCCGAACCCGCAATTCGCCGCACGCGCGGACCGTTATCTCGCCGACCTGAACACGCGCGCGCGTGCCACGGCGACGTACATCATCCAGGCGAACGGGCGCTGCGTGGCGGCGAGCAACTGGAATGGCCCGGATAGTTTCGTGGGCGCGGAATACTTGTTCCGGCCGTATTTTGTCGATGCCGTCAAAGGCGGCACCGGCCGTTTTTTCGGGCTCGGCACCATCTCACGCGAGCCCGGTTATTTCATCTCGCAGCCGGTATTCAAAGAAGGTACGCGGGACATTATCGGCGTGGCGGTGGTCAAGCTGAATCTGGAATGGCTGCAAGGCGCCGATGCCTCCGAGCCGCTGCTCGTCACCGACGATCACGGCGTGATCTTCCTGTCCTCAGTGCCGGCGTGGAAATATCACACGCTGCGGCCGCTGCCGAAGGATATCGAGGCGTCGGTGTATTCCGCGCGGCAGTACGCGCAGCATCCGATCACCGCGCTGCCGATCACCATCGTGCGCACGCTCGAAGGCGGCGCGCAAATCGTGCGCGTGGGAGGCGGCCGCGACGCGCCGAGTTTTCTCGCCACGCAGCGCGCGCTCGGCGAGCCCGATTGGCATTTGATGACGATGGTGTCTCTTGATCCGGCGGTCGATGCCGCGTGGAGCGCGACGATTGTGACGGCGCTGGTGTTCGTCTCGCTCTGTTTGTTCGCGTTCTACTGGCGCATGCGTCGTGTACGTGTGCGGGAAATGATTCGCAGCCGCGCGCTGTTGCAGACCGCCTATGCCGAGCTGAATGAGCGTGTGGCGGAGCGGACGGCGGATTTATCGGAAGCGAACGCGTTGCTGATCAAGGAGGTGAGCGAGCGCACGCGGGCTGAACAGGACTTGCGGGCCGCACACGACGAGCTGATCCAGGCGAGCAAACTGGCCGCGCTGGGGCAGATGGCGGCGGGCATTACGCATGAGTTGAACCAGCCGCTTGCCGCGTTGCGCAGTTTCTCCGACAACACCCGCGTGCTGATCGAGCGCGGCGATCACGTGGCGGCGCACGAGAATCTCGAGGCGATTGCCGCGTTGACGGAGCGCATGGGAAAGATCACGAATCAGTTGAAGTTGTTCGTCGCGAAGGCCCGTCCGAAAAACGCGCGCACCGATGTTGGCCGCGCGTTGCGTAACGTGCTCGCCATGCTGCAGCCGCGCATGAAGAACGTAGTGCTCGCCTTCGATGCCAACGAGCGCGCCGATTCCAGCCCGCCGCTGTATGTGCGCTGCGAGGATCTGCGGCTCGAGCAAATCCTGATCAACCTGATCGGCAACGCGCTGGATGCGGTCGCCGCGTGCGATGTTCCTCGTATCGAGATTGAGTTGGTGAGGCACGAAACAACCGTGAATATCGTGGTGCGGGACAACGGGCCGGGCATTCCACCCGATGTCCTGCCGCGTCTTTTCGAGCCGTTTTTCACGACGAAGGAAATGGGCCACGGATTGGGCTTGGGGTTGGCGATTTCATCGGCTATCGCGCGGGATTACGGCGGCACGTTGGTCGCGCGTAATCTGATCCCGCAGATGGAAGTGGATGGGCCGGAGGGCGGCACGCAGGCTGACGCGGATCGCTCGCACGGGGCAGAATTCGTGATTACGCTGCATCGAGCGTGA
- a CDS encoding DUF493 family protein translates to MSSPDIDALFDFPCDFPIKVMGATHPEFRDAVVTVIREFDDQFDIERIETRPSSGGKYTGLTITVRAQSRAHLDDIYRALTGHPMVKVVL, encoded by the coding sequence ATGAGTTCACCCGATATCGACGCCCTGTTCGATTTTCCCTGCGATTTTCCGATCAAGGTGATGGGCGCGACACATCCGGAATTCCGAGATGCCGTCGTGACTGTGATCCGCGAATTCGATGACCAGTTCGACATTGAGCGCATTGAAACGCGCCCGTCCTCGGGCGGAAAATATACTGGCCTGACTATCACCGTGCGGGCGCAAAGCCGCGCACATCTCGACGATATCTATCGCGCGCTGACCGGTCACCCAATGGTCAAAGTGGTACTTTGA
- a CDS encoding transcriptional regulator GcvA: MDLRQLPALNALRAFEAAARHESFSRAADELFVTHGAVSHQIRALEADLGVTLFARDGKRVRLSDIGRQYATEVRATLSALAEATRRLRSGERDRRLVVSMLSSFSARWVTPRIGGFIEEHPEINLELLSTNTLTDFTRDDVDVAIRFSSLGKYAGLHSEELLDEVFFPACSPNFCGGKLPRTPADMADAPLLRSHDELWKPWFDAAGLVDCPEPKRGVLYEDSSNLLQAAIQGQGIALVRRSLAMHEIVAGRLVRLFNIDGPSPWNYYFVCPPALLGTQRVQVFRTWLFDEIARFKQLYECTPAACDAPMQPLAAEPQLKLKVPL; the protein is encoded by the coding sequence GTGGACCTCCGACAACTCCCCGCCCTCAACGCGCTGCGCGCCTTCGAAGCCGCCGCGCGTCACGAAAGCTTTTCACGCGCCGCCGACGAACTCTTCGTCACCCATGGCGCCGTCAGCCACCAGATCCGTGCGCTCGAAGCGGATCTCGGCGTCACGCTCTTCGCTCGCGACGGCAAACGCGTACGCCTGTCGGACATCGGCCGCCAATACGCCACCGAGGTTCGCGCCACGCTTTCCGCCCTCGCTGAAGCCACGCGTCGCCTGCGCTCGGGTGAACGGGACCGGCGGCTGGTGGTGTCAATGTTGTCGTCGTTTTCGGCACGCTGGGTGACGCCGCGGATCGGCGGGTTTATCGAAGAGCATCCGGAAATCAACCTGGAACTGCTCTCAACCAACACACTTACCGATTTCACCCGCGACGACGTGGACGTCGCCATCCGATTCAGCAGCCTGGGCAAATATGCCGGATTGCACTCGGAAGAATTGCTCGATGAAGTGTTTTTCCCAGCGTGTTCGCCGAATTTTTGCGGTGGCAAACTGCCCCGCACGCCCGCCGACATGGCCGACGCGCCTCTGCTGCGCTCGCACGACGAACTCTGGAAACCGTGGTTCGATGCAGCCGGGCTCGTGGACTGTCCTGAGCCAAAGCGCGGGGTTTTATACGAGGATTCGTCGAATTTGCTGCAGGCGGCCATTCAAGGCCAGGGAATTGCGCTCGTGCGCCGGTCGCTTGCCATGCATGAAATCGTGGCGGGCCGGCTCGTGCGGCTGTTCAATATTGACGGGCCGAGCCCGTGGAACTACTACTTCGTCTGCCCGCCCGCGTTGCTGGGAACGCAACGCGTGCAGGTCTTTCGCACTTGGCTCTTCGACGAAATCGCACGCTTCAAGCAACTCTACGAGTGCACGCCGGCTGCCTGCGATGCACCTATGCAGCCACTCGCGGCCGAGCCTCAACTCAAGCTCAAAGTACCACTTTGA
- a CDS encoding dicarboxylate/amino acid:cation symporter yields MKKPFYKVLYVQVLLAIAIGIALGHFYPALATEMKPLGDGFIKLIKMVIGPIIFCTVVTGIAGMEDMKKVGRVGGKALLYFEIVSTFALVLGLAATHILKPGVGFNIDPATLDAKAVASYAAKAHGQTTTDFLMHIIPDTISSAFAQGEILQILLVALLFGAVLATAGEKGRVVTGFIESLSHILFGIVRIITKLAPIGAFGAMAFTIGKYGIGSLVPMLKLIGTFYLTSVVFVVVVLGAIARLVGFNIFRFVAYIKEEMLIVLGTSSSEAALPQLMLKLEKLGCSRSVVGLVVPTGYSFNLDGTNIYMTMAVLFIAQATNTDLTWTQQLTLLAVTMLTSKGASGVTGAGFITLAATLAVVPTIPLSGMVLILGIDRFMSECRALTNIVGNGVATVVVSAWEKELDRNKLRDQLKHGAVDTEAETVS; encoded by the coding sequence GTGAAGAAACCCTTTTATAAAGTCCTCTATGTGCAGGTGCTGTTGGCGATTGCCATCGGCATCGCGCTCGGGCACTTCTATCCCGCGCTCGCCACCGAGATGAAACCGCTCGGCGATGGGTTCATCAAGCTCATCAAGATGGTGATCGGCCCAATCATCTTCTGTACGGTCGTCACCGGCATTGCCGGCATGGAAGATATGAAGAAGGTTGGCCGCGTGGGCGGCAAGGCGCTGCTCTACTTCGAAATCGTCTCCACTTTCGCGCTCGTGCTCGGCCTCGCTGCTACGCACATCTTGAAACCGGGCGTGGGCTTCAACATCGATCCGGCTACGCTCGACGCCAAGGCAGTCGCCTCGTACGCCGCCAAGGCGCACGGCCAGACGACCACCGATTTCCTGATGCATATCATTCCGGACACGATCTCGTCGGCGTTCGCACAAGGCGAAATCCTGCAGATCCTGCTGGTCGCGCTGCTGTTCGGCGCGGTGCTGGCGACCGCGGGTGAGAAAGGCCGCGTGGTGACGGGCTTTATCGAAAGCTTGTCGCATATCCTGTTCGGTATCGTGCGCATCATCACGAAGCTGGCCCCGATCGGCGCGTTCGGCGCAATGGCGTTCACCATCGGCAAGTACGGCATCGGCTCGCTGGTGCCCATGCTCAAGCTGATCGGTACGTTCTATCTGACGTCGGTCGTGTTCGTGGTCGTCGTGCTCGGCGCGATTGCACGGCTGGTGGGCTTCAACATCTTCCGGTTCGTCGCGTACATCAAGGAAGAAATGCTGATCGTGCTGGGCACGAGTTCGTCAGAAGCTGCGTTGCCGCAACTGATGCTCAAGCTCGAAAAGCTCGGCTGCTCGCGCTCGGTGGTGGGCCTCGTGGTACCGACCGGTTATTCGTTCAACCTCGACGGCACCAACATCTACATGACGATGGCCGTGCTGTTCATCGCCCAAGCGACGAACACCGACCTCACGTGGACGCAGCAACTGACGCTGCTCGCCGTGACCATGCTGACGTCGAAGGGCGCAAGCGGCGTGACCGGCGCAGGGTTCATCACGTTGGCCGCAACGCTCGCTGTGGTGCCGACCATTCCGCTGTCGGGCATGGTGCTGATCCTTGGTATCGACCGCTTCATGAGCGAGTGCCGCGCGCTGACGAACATCGTGGGTAACGGCGTGGCGACGGTCGTTGTATCGGCGTGGGAAAAGGAACTGGACCGCAACAAGCTGCGCGATCAGCTCAAGCACGGCGCGGTGGATACCGAAGCCGAAACCGTGTCCTGA
- a CDS encoding ABC-type transport auxiliary lipoprotein family protein — MRLSKRAARPLPRARSGFISLAAVTVVAVLAGCASGPPAAVSNIRYDLGAPTPLGNTMNMPPVKVLAVSAAKNLDTDAFVYRLKYADAQRTGSYADSRWTMSPAELLTQRLRATLASRGPVLTGADPVRAPTLQVDLTDFEQVFDAPEQSHGEVSARVTLSQHGQVVSQRTFIARAPSYTADAAGGARALAAASDDLIAQMAAWLGVQPLVASQ, encoded by the coding sequence ATGCGCTTATCCAAGCGTGCTGCGCGCCCGCTGCCGCGGGCGCGCTCCGGTTTTATCAGCCTGGCCGCCGTCACCGTTGTTGCCGTACTCGCGGGTTGCGCGTCGGGACCGCCCGCGGCCGTGTCGAATATCCGCTACGACCTGGGCGCGCCCACGCCTCTTGGCAACACCATGAACATGCCGCCGGTGAAAGTGCTGGCGGTGAGCGCAGCGAAAAACCTGGATACCGACGCGTTCGTGTATCGCCTGAAATATGCCGATGCCCAGCGCACCGGCAGCTATGCGGACAGCCGCTGGACCATGTCGCCGGCGGAGTTGCTCACGCAGCGCCTGCGCGCGACGCTGGCCTCGCGCGGCCCGGTGCTCACGGGTGCAGACCCGGTGCGCGCGCCCACGTTGCAGGTCGATCTGACGGACTTCGAGCAAGTCTTCGATGCCCCCGAGCAAAGCCATGGCGAGGTCTCGGCGCGGGTGACGTTGTCGCAGCATGGGCAGGTGGTCAGCCAGCGCACGTTCATCGCGCGGGCGCCTTCGTACACGGCTGATGCCGCCGGTGGCGCGCGTGCGCTCGCCGCCGCTTCCGATGACCTGATCGCGCAAATGGCGGCATGGCTCGGCGTGCAGCCGCTGGTTGCTTCGCAGTGA
- a CDS encoding D-alanyl-D-alanine carboxypeptidase family protein, translated as MRFSPSSLSFVAPSAIHRAVTAAIVLPATLVAATAFAQVPPPDVTARSWVLVDATSNQVLASGNPDERSEPASLTKLMTAYLVFDALKSKKINMDQTVMPSEAVRRVGTDESRMFIEANKPVTVHDLVYGMIIQSGNDAAIALAELVGGSESNFVALMNAAAKQIGMKNTHFADVNGMPDPQHYTTAGDLAVLSTRLIRDFPEYYSIFSVKDFTYNKIKQPNRNRLLWIDSTVDGLKTGHTKAAGYCLIASAKRPLDGVPDANRRLVAVMMGEPKEHNRVQDSLKMLNYGYTAYDALRLYKAGQVIESPRVYKGTENLVQAGVESDQYITVPKGMGDKVKPTVTHNDTIVAPIKKGQQIGTVKMMADGKEVAQFPLVALQDVPQAGFVGRTWDSLLMMWQKKK; from the coding sequence ATGCGCTTTTCCCCTTCAAGCTTGTCCTTCGTCGCTCCTTCTGCCATTCACCGCGCTGTCACTGCCGCCATCGTTTTGCCCGCGACGCTTGTCGCGGCGACTGCGTTTGCGCAAGTGCCGCCGCCCGATGTCACGGCGCGTTCCTGGGTTCTCGTCGATGCCACCAGCAATCAGGTGCTTGCTTCCGGTAACCCGGACGAGCGCTCGGAGCCGGCGTCGCTGACCAAGCTCATGACCGCTTATCTCGTCTTCGACGCGCTCAAGTCGAAGAAGATCAACATGGACCAGACGGTCATGCCGAGCGAAGCCGTGCGCCGCGTGGGCACGGACGAGTCGCGCATGTTTATCGAGGCGAACAAGCCGGTGACCGTGCACGATCTCGTGTACGGCATGATCATCCAGTCGGGCAATGATGCGGCTATCGCGCTGGCTGAACTGGTGGGCGGCAGCGAGTCGAACTTCGTCGCGCTGATGAACGCGGCGGCGAAACAGATCGGTATGAAGAATACCCATTTCGCCGATGTGAACGGCATGCCCGACCCGCAGCACTACACCACGGCGGGCGATCTGGCCGTGTTGTCCACGCGCCTGATCCGCGATTTTCCCGAGTACTACAGCATTTTCTCGGTGAAGGATTTCACCTACAACAAGATCAAGCAGCCGAACCGCAACCGCTTGCTGTGGATCGATTCCACCGTTGACGGCTTGAAGACCGGTCACACCAAGGCTGCCGGTTATTGCCTGATCGCCTCGGCGAAACGTCCGCTGGATGGTGTACCCGACGCCAACCGCCGCCTGGTCGCCGTCATGATGGGCGAGCCGAAAGAGCACAACCGGGTGCAGGACAGCCTGAAAATGCTGAACTACGGCTATACGGCCTATGACGCATTGCGCCTGTACAAGGCGGGTCAGGTGATCGAGTCGCCGCGTGTTTACAAGGGCACCGAAAACCTGGTGCAGGCGGGCGTGGAGTCGGATCAGTACATCACCGTGCCGAAGGGCATGGGCGACAAGGTGAAGCCGACGGTTACGCACAACGACACCATCGTCGCGCCGATCAAGAAGGGCCAGCAGATCGGCACGGTGAAGATGATGGCGGACGGCAAGGAAGTTGCGCAGTTTCCGCTGGTCGCGCTGCAGGACGTGCCGCAAGCCGGTTTTGTCGGCCGGACGTGGGACTCGCTGCTGATGATGTGGCAAAAGAAGAAGTAA